From Listeria swaminathanii, the proteins below share one genomic window:
- a CDS encoding methyl-accepting chemotaxis protein codes for MIVNAETEDATLLLDGLLQNVAIIRFDTNKKVTYANALFAEAMGYSEDEMMKLSHPDLCFPDFVQSASYKEMWTNLLAGQKFQNKIERKNARGERVWFEATYIPIIREDTVVGVAKIATDITRREETVHDFASGLKNMATNLKEHSSVGKTRSEALLELVKSITKESNENTVTLHDLQTEAQNIHGIINTINGIASQTNLLALNAAIEAARAGDAGRGFSVVAEEVRKLSSRVEEAIKEVEKSVNGITQEINTISSGTERVEAKVEESQEVLILSLEDFSQIESASTALDQNAGAFTKMI; via the coding sequence ATGATTGTTAATGCGGAAACAGAAGACGCAACTCTCCTTCTCGATGGTTTACTTCAAAACGTGGCAATAATTCGTTTTGATACTAATAAAAAAGTAACTTATGCTAATGCTCTTTTCGCGGAAGCTATGGGATACTCAGAAGATGAAATGATGAAATTGTCCCATCCTGACTTATGCTTTCCTGATTTTGTTCAAAGTGCAAGCTACAAAGAAATGTGGACCAACCTGCTTGCTGGGCAAAAATTTCAAAATAAAATTGAACGAAAAAATGCACGTGGCGAGCGTGTTTGGTTTGAAGCGACTTATATCCCGATTATTCGCGAAGATACTGTTGTTGGTGTGGCAAAAATCGCGACTGACATTACGCGAAGAGAAGAAACAGTCCATGATTTTGCATCAGGTTTGAAAAATATGGCAACCAATTTAAAAGAACATTCCAGTGTTGGAAAAACGCGCAGTGAAGCTCTCCTCGAACTCGTGAAGTCAATCACGAAAGAATCGAATGAGAATACTGTTACTCTACACGACTTACAAACGGAAGCACAAAATATTCATGGAATTATTAATACAATTAATGGTATTGCCTCGCAAACGAATTTACTGGCGCTAAATGCAGCGATTGAAGCCGCACGTGCTGGTGATGCTGGCCGTGGCTTTAGTGTTGTCGCGGAAGAGGTTCGCAAACTTTCGAGCCGTGTGGAAGAAGCGATTAAAGAAGTTGAAAAAAGCGTCAATGGTATCACCCAAGAAATTAATACGATTTCCAGTGGTACAGAACGCGTCGAAGCAAAAGTCGAGGAAAGCCAAGAAGTCCTTATTTTATCTTTAGAAGATTTTAGCCAAATTGAATCTGCCTCTACTGCTTTGGATCAAAATGCCGGTGCCTTCACAAAAATGATTTAA
- a CDS encoding VanZ family protein has translation MQVQKCRFFVLLLPALYLLYGVSLALQFGNNADLINTIANSCLLFLATLILTNMAKLKNWIDFIWFCVFILYIIILLHLVAYISIGDFVNSTYTGNFHIQKEMINLIPFTTIENTFKQTLPTMPTIIQIIGNVLLLCPLSFFMLYFKITSTAGKTLLVVFLTSCGIELLQFAQTTMITGFESISLPPNRSTDIDDIILNTLSGLIGILLAYAVPSVRKRINKRR, from the coding sequence ATGCAGGTCCAAAAATGCCGTTTTTTTGTGTTGTTATTGCCAGCACTATATCTCCTTTACGGGGTTTCGCTCGCACTACAATTTGGGAATAACGCTGATTTAATCAATACAATTGCTAACAGTTGTTTACTATTTTTAGCAACGCTCATATTAACGAACATGGCTAAATTGAAGAATTGGATAGACTTTATCTGGTTTTGCGTTTTCATTCTATATATAATTATCTTATTGCATCTAGTGGCTTACATATCAATTGGAGATTTCGTCAACAGTACCTACACTGGAAACTTTCATATTCAAAAAGAAATGATCAACTTAATACCTTTTACAACTATAGAAAATACATTTAAGCAAACATTACCAACGATGCCTACCATCATTCAAATTATCGGGAATGTTTTATTGTTATGCCCGCTGTCTTTCTTCATGCTTTACTTCAAAATAACAAGCACAGCCGGAAAAACATTGTTAGTAGTATTTCTTACATCATGCGGCATTGAACTGCTTCAATTTGCACAGACGACGATGATTACAGGGTTCGAAAGTATTTCGCTTCCACCTAATCGTTCGACAGATATAGATGACATCATTTTAAATACGTTAAGTGGTTTAATAGGTATCTTACTTGCTTACGCTGTGCCATCCGTTAGAAAACGAATAAATAAAAGAAGATGA
- a CDS encoding cation diffusion facilitator family transporter, giving the protein MKELLGLLKEGNKSALTAALVNTIVSIIKGVTYFFTGNIAMFAETLHSLGDAANQFFVFIGSALSKKRPTKRFPHGFGRMVNLVLLGAVIVVGIMAFETIREGFAHIIHPTSSTGFLINLTVLLLCTVLEFSVLVKAMHEIAHDVGLESKGLQLFKDSILNLGKAKAATKLVFLEDSVATGGGLLAMIAVIISHFTPFHQAEGIASMLIGVMMFIVVGKVFLDNAAGVIGESDQSMHLTVGQLVMSDPDVRDIQVLTVLKEGDVFHVDVEVELDPMLTLAEVDDIKDRLEENIGNLRGVADVLISFDEDDAIRNWEYGDGR; this is encoded by the coding sequence ATGAAAGAATTATTAGGGTTATTAAAAGAAGGTAATAAATCCGCCTTAACAGCGGCTCTTGTTAATACAATTGTTTCCATTATTAAAGGGGTTACTTATTTTTTTACTGGAAATATCGCTATGTTTGCCGAAACGTTACATAGTCTTGGTGATGCGGCTAACCAGTTTTTCGTATTTATTGGTTCTGCTTTAAGTAAAAAGCGGCCAACAAAACGCTTTCCGCACGGCTTTGGACGGATGGTTAACTTAGTATTACTTGGTGCAGTTATCGTGGTTGGAATTATGGCGTTTGAAACGATTCGTGAAGGTTTCGCGCATATTATCCATCCGACAAGTTCGACTGGTTTTCTGATTAATCTTACTGTCCTTTTACTTTGTACCGTACTTGAGTTTTCGGTGCTAGTGAAGGCGATGCATGAAATTGCGCATGATGTTGGTTTAGAATCTAAAGGGCTGCAGTTATTTAAAGATAGTATTTTAAATCTTGGTAAAGCAAAAGCAGCGACAAAACTTGTTTTCTTGGAAGATTCTGTTGCAACTGGTGGCGGATTGCTCGCGATGATTGCGGTCATTATTTCGCACTTCACCCCTTTTCATCAAGCGGAAGGTATTGCATCCATGTTGATTGGTGTAATGATGTTTATCGTGGTTGGGAAAGTCTTTTTGGACAATGCGGCGGGTGTTATTGGCGAGTCGGATCAAAGTATGCATTTGACAGTTGGTCAGCTAGTAATGAGCGATCCGGATGTTCGCGATATTCAAGTTTTAACGGTGCTTAAAGAAGGCGATGTTTTCCACGTGGATGTTGAGGTGGAGCTAGACCCTATGCTTACACTTGCTGAAGTGGATGATATTAAAGATCGTTTAGAAGAAAATATCGGAAACCTTCGCGGTGTTGCGGATGTATTAATCTCGTTTGATGAAGATGATGCTATTCGTAACTGGGAATACGGGGACGGACGATAA
- a CDS encoding DUF4304 domain-containing protein: MNKTEFKKIVGNKLKENGFSFEQKAYYLRTDTIIICVEFQKSNYGNTYFINYGFLLVKLNPTIKYPKTNTSDVFGRFTFYDKGVLNKEYQIDFLEKKEVIDCIQINIDNNIKPVLEKGLATYLETTKPSNLFVKLVAKQYLGIE, encoded by the coding sequence ATGAATAAGACGGAATTTAAAAAAATAGTTGGTAATAAATTAAAGGAAAATGGATTTTCTTTCGAACAAAAGGCGTACTATTTGCGAACGGATACAATTATAATTTGTGTTGAATTTCAAAAATCGAATTATGGTAATACTTATTTTATAAATTACGGTTTTTTATTAGTGAAACTTAATCCTACAATAAAATATCCTAAAACTAATACTAGTGATGTATTTGGAAGATTTACTTTTTATGATAAAGGCGTATTGAACAAAGAGTATCAAATAGATTTTCTAGAGAAGAAAGAAGTCATAGATTGTATTCAAATAAATATCGACAACAATATTAAGCCAGTTCTTGAAAAAGGATTAGCAACTTATTTAGAAACAACCAAGCCAAGCAATTTGTTCGTCAAATTAGTGGCTAAACAGTATCTAGGTATAGAATAA
- a CDS encoding OsmC family protein yields the protein MTKPLKLVYTENGFDTGDFLIDEKMTNYSPADLMLMSIASCSAIVFRNILRKKRVEFSDLWIDATMERIPEEENRISAIHLHFKITGSELDPKALEKALKLTPKYCSMVRSVEKSILVDESLEIMP from the coding sequence ATGACAAAACCATTAAAGCTAGTTTATACCGAAAATGGGTTTGACACAGGGGATTTTTTAATTGATGAAAAAATGACCAACTATTCACCAGCTGATTTGATGTTAATGTCTATTGCCAGTTGTAGCGCCATTGTTTTTCGAAATATTTTAAGAAAAAAACGGGTGGAGTTCAGCGATTTATGGATAGACGCAACGATGGAACGCATTCCCGAAGAAGAAAACCGGATTAGCGCGATTCATCTTCATTTTAAAATAACCGGTTCAGAGCTAGATCCTAAAGCACTCGAAAAGGCGCTAAAACTAACACCAAAATACTGTTCGATGGTTCGTTCTGTCGAAAAAAGCATCCTTGTCGATGAAAGTCTTGAAATCATGCCATAA
- a CDS encoding GNAT family N-acetyltransferase, which produces MRITGERIYLRPFQISDANQKLAFHLANKVFFEGFSMERDERFYSIEEQQSLISRLEDFAASDVEYYYGIFLNDTDELIGTINLFSILRESLQSAFIGYFLDKAHNGNGYATEAVELIVDFGFDILGLHRIEAGVMPKNERSKQVLLKAGFHIEGLAVKNVRINGTWEDHQVLAIINPGD; this is translated from the coding sequence ATGCGGATTACAGGGGAACGGATTTACTTACGGCCTTTTCAAATATCAGATGCAAATCAAAAATTGGCTTTTCATTTAGCGAATAAAGTTTTTTTTGAAGGGTTTTCGATGGAGCGGGATGAGCGATTTTATTCAATAGAAGAACAGCAATCGCTTATTTCACGTTTAGAAGATTTTGCTGCAAGTGATGTGGAGTATTATTATGGAATTTTCTTGAACGATACAGATGAACTGATTGGTACGATTAATTTATTTAGCATTTTGCGGGAATCTTTGCAATCCGCGTTTATCGGTTATTTTCTTGATAAAGCGCACAATGGAAATGGTTATGCAACAGAAGCGGTAGAGTTAATAGTAGATTTTGGTTTTGATATCCTTGGACTTCATCGTATTGAAGCGGGTGTGATGCCGAAAAACGAACGCTCGAAACAAGTTCTTTTAAAAGCGGGTTTTCATATAGAAGGGCTCGCTGTTAAAAATGTGCGGATTAACGGAACGTGGGAAGATCATCAAGTGCTTGCGATTATTAACCCCGGAGACTAA
- the mprF gene encoding bifunctional lysylphosphatidylglycerol flippase/synthetase MprF produces the protein MKEKLMQAYAWFQKNSTIVKIIFITFVMGFVTFEIISIATGIDYPSLKENITSQSPEQIFIMFIVGLISVTPMLLYDYVIVKLLPGKFSPTHVIASGWITNTFTNIGGFGGVLGASLRASFYGKNASHKEILLAISKIALFLVSGLSIYCLVSLATLLIPGFANHFVNYWPWLLAGGLYFPILFTITKWKSKSLFVDLPIKRELTLIVASLLEWGFAFGCFAIIGTLMGEPVDIFKVFPLFVIASVIGIASMVPGGVGTFDVVMILGLSQLGVSQELALAWMLFYRIFYYIIPFVVGLLFFVQKAGKRVNDFLEGLPLLFLQKVAHRFLVIFVYGSGLLLILSSSVPNAIYHVPFLYKIMPFNFLFTSQITIVAFGFLLLGLARGIECKTKKAYIITVIVLGCAIFNTLARVFSIKQAVFLGIVLLCLFLARNEFYREKLVYTWSKVIIDSIIFIVCLAGYIVIGIYNSPNIKHSKEIPDYLRIASEHLWLVGFVGVFIAVVSLVVIYIYLSTTKEKLGSPFEAVKVRDHLAKWGGNEVSHTMFLRDKLLFWAADGEVLFAYRIIADKMVIMGEPTGNMDKMEDAIEEVMLNADRFGYRPVFYEVRGTMIPYLHDHGFDFIKLGEEGFVDVQNFTMSGKKKKGERALMNKLDREGYTFEIINPPFDHETWTTLRAVSDEWLDGREEKGFSLGFFDTYYLEQAPIAIAKNGEGTIVGFASMMPSYTDEMTSIDLMRYSKEAPSGIMDFLFINLFEQAKEDGFQTFNAGMAPLANVGESKYAFLGERLAGLVYRYSQGFYGFKGLRNFKSKYVTEWEQKFVAFRKRSSIAFTMLQLMILVGKKRPLANNQVVLDFPLEEQTKKPDSE, from the coding sequence ATGAAAGAAAAATTAATGCAAGCTTATGCATGGTTTCAAAAAAATAGCACCATCGTAAAAATAATTTTTATCACATTTGTTATGGGGTTCGTTACATTTGAAATTATTAGTATTGCGACGGGAATTGACTATCCTTCATTAAAAGAAAATATCACTTCCCAAAGCCCAGAACAAATATTTATTATGTTTATCGTTGGCTTAATATCCGTTACCCCAATGCTTTTATATGATTATGTCATCGTCAAATTGCTACCAGGCAAGTTTTCGCCAACGCACGTAATTGCTTCTGGTTGGATCACGAACACCTTTACTAATATTGGTGGATTCGGGGGAGTGTTAGGAGCCAGCCTAAGAGCAAGCTTTTACGGAAAAAATGCCTCGCACAAAGAAATTTTACTAGCTATTTCCAAAATTGCTTTATTCTTAGTATCCGGCTTATCGATTTACTGTTTAGTATCACTAGCGACATTACTCATTCCAGGCTTTGCAAATCATTTTGTTAATTACTGGCCGTGGTTACTTGCTGGGGGACTGTACTTCCCAATTTTATTTACAATTACAAAATGGAAAAGCAAGTCACTATTTGTCGATTTACCAATAAAACGAGAACTAACATTAATCGTAGCGTCCCTTTTAGAATGGGGCTTCGCTTTTGGCTGTTTCGCCATTATTGGTACTTTGATGGGAGAACCAGTCGATATTTTCAAAGTGTTCCCATTGTTTGTTATCGCTTCGGTGATTGGGATTGCTTCGATGGTTCCAGGTGGAGTAGGGACATTTGATGTTGTGATGATTCTTGGACTTAGCCAATTAGGCGTTTCTCAAGAATTAGCACTCGCTTGGATGCTATTTTATCGGATTTTCTACTATATTATTCCTTTTGTAGTTGGCTTACTATTCTTCGTACAAAAAGCCGGCAAAAGAGTAAACGACTTTTTAGAAGGATTACCACTACTATTCTTACAAAAAGTGGCGCATCGATTTTTAGTTATCTTTGTTTATGGTTCTGGCTTATTGCTGATTTTATCTTCATCTGTGCCAAACGCCATTTACCATGTGCCATTCCTATACAAAATTATGCCGTTTAATTTCTTATTTACATCACAAATTACGATTGTCGCTTTCGGCTTTTTACTACTTGGACTTGCAAGAGGAATCGAATGTAAAACGAAGAAAGCTTACATCATTACTGTCATCGTACTAGGTTGCGCGATTTTCAACACATTAGCTCGCGTGTTCTCTATCAAGCAAGCTGTCTTTTTAGGAATTGTTCTATTATGTTTATTCCTAGCTCGCAACGAATTTTACCGGGAAAAACTGGTGTATACATGGAGTAAAGTAATTATTGATAGTATTATTTTCATTGTATGTTTGGCAGGTTATATTGTTATCGGCATTTACAATTCGCCAAATATCAAACATTCCAAAGAAATTCCAGACTATTTACGTATTGCCTCTGAACATCTATGGCTAGTCGGTTTTGTCGGTGTCTTTATCGCCGTCGTCAGTTTAGTCGTTATTTACATTTATTTATCGACAACAAAAGAAAAATTAGGCTCCCCATTTGAAGCAGTCAAAGTGCGCGATCACCTAGCAAAATGGGGCGGAAATGAAGTCAGCCATACAATGTTCTTGCGTGATAAACTCCTTTTCTGGGCAGCGGACGGGGAAGTACTTTTCGCTTACCGAATTATTGCCGATAAAATGGTCATCATGGGAGAACCAACCGGGAACATGGATAAAATGGAAGATGCGATTGAAGAAGTCATGCTTAATGCAGACAGATTCGGCTATCGACCAGTTTTCTATGAAGTTCGCGGCACGATGATTCCCTATTTACACGATCACGGTTTTGACTTTATCAAGCTTGGTGAAGAAGGGTTCGTAGACGTCCAAAACTTTACAATGAGCGGTAAAAAGAAAAAAGGCGAACGCGCGCTGATGAATAAACTCGACCGAGAAGGCTATACTTTTGAAATAATAAATCCACCATTCGATCATGAAACATGGACTACATTACGAGCAGTTTCCGATGAATGGCTAGATGGTAGAGAAGAAAAAGGATTTTCACTAGGTTTCTTTGATACGTATTATCTAGAACAAGCACCTATTGCCATCGCTAAAAATGGTGAGGGTACTATCGTCGGTTTTGCCTCCATGATGCCGTCTTATACGGACGAAATGACTTCCATCGACTTAATGCGTTATTCCAAAGAAGCACCTTCAGGCATTATGGATTTCCTTTTCATCAACTTATTCGAACAAGCTAAAGAAGATGGATTCCAAACATTTAATGCCGGCATGGCGCCACTTGCGAATGTCGGAGAAAGTAAATATGCCTTCCTAGGCGAGCGATTAGCAGGGCTTGTTTACCGTTATAGTCAAGGCTTTTACGGTTTCAAAGGATTACGTAATTTCAAATCTAAGTACGTTACCGAATGGGAACAAAAATTTGTTGCCTTTAGAAAACGAAGCTCCATTGCGTTTACGATGTTACAATTAATGATTCTCGTTGGTAAAAAACGACCACTTGCAAATAATCAAGTCGTCCTTGATTTCCCGCTAGAAGAACAAACAAAAAAACCAGATTCTGAGTAA
- a CDS encoding restriction endonuclease: protein MSKQSQAKGEKFESIIEKLYIQIAENERIKADVDVRVPMLGSDGASHEIDVLYSFEYFGLKYRVAIECKNWKNPINVGELRNFYYKLEHIGNINGIFISAESEFQDGAKKVSDYNGIRLVKYSEFEQFINGQHEQYLVPDYKTIGDPFWMFMNCRGKNSIEQNLFLEDGIFLFESRYFAEEFQKKCLSAYSNLELVGVSQKHLKEIALLKENKIPVKLFNQFTTDLDKVPYHFWNLDSEDIKIYIR, encoded by the coding sequence ATGAGTAAACAATCGCAAGCGAAAGGAGAAAAGTTCGAGTCTATAATTGAAAAACTTTACATTCAAATTGCAGAGAATGAACGAATAAAAGCAGATGTTGATGTACGAGTACCTATGTTAGGTTCTGATGGTGCAAGCCATGAAATTGATGTGCTCTATTCTTTTGAATATTTTGGTTTAAAATATCGGGTAGCAATTGAATGTAAAAATTGGAAAAATCCGATTAATGTTGGTGAACTTAGAAATTTTTATTATAAGTTAGAGCATATTGGGAATATAAATGGGATTTTTATTTCGGCAGAAAGTGAGTTTCAAGATGGCGCTAAAAAAGTATCTGATTATAATGGAATTAGACTTGTTAAGTATAGTGAGTTTGAACAATTTATTAACGGTCAACATGAACAATATTTGGTGCCAGATTATAAAACCATAGGAGATCCTTTTTGGATGTTTATGAATTGTAGAGGAAAAAATTCAATAGAGCAAAACTTATTTTTAGAAGATGGAATTTTCCTTTTTGAAAGTAGATATTTTGCAGAGGAGTTTCAAAAAAAATGTTTGTCCGCTTATAGTAATTTAGAGCTAGTGGGTGTATCTCAAAAACACTTAAAGGAAATAGCATTACTAAAAGAAAACAAAATCCCAGTAAAATTATTTAATCAATTTACAACTGACTTGGATAAAGTGCCATATCATTTTTGGAATCTAGATAGCGAGGATATTAAAATATATATTAGATAA
- the fosX gene encoding fosfomycin resistance hydrolase FosX: MVSGLSHITLIVKDLNRTTAFLQNIFNAEEIYSSGDNTFSLSKEKFFLIAGLWICIMEGESLQERTYNHIAFQIQSEEVDEHIERIKSLGVEIKPERPRVQGEGRSIYFYDFDNHLFELHAGTLEERLKRYHE; encoded by the coding sequence ATGGTTTCAGGATTAAGCCATATAACGCTCATCGTGAAAGATTTGAATAGAACAACTGCTTTCTTACAGAATATTTTTAATGCAGAAGAAATCTATTCCAGTGGAGATAACACTTTTTCACTTTCCAAAGAAAAATTTTTTCTAATAGCTGGTCTGTGGATTTGTATTATGGAAGGGGAATCTTTACAAGAGCGAACTTACAATCATATTGCGTTCCAAATTCAATCCGAGGAAGTGGATGAACATATCGAGCGGATTAAATCTCTCGGTGTGGAAATAAAACCAGAACGCCCTAGAGTCCAAGGTGAGGGACGGTCGATTTATTTTTACGATTTTGATAATCACCTTTTTGAACTACACGCTGGGACATTAGAAGAACGCTTAAAAAGGTATCACGAATAG
- the rlmD gene encoding 23S rRNA (uracil(1939)-C(5))-methyltransferase RlmD yields the protein MNQNPVEEGQKFPLTIRRMGINGEGIGYFKKAVVFVPGAITGEEVVVEAVKVRDRFTEAKLNKIRKKSPNRVTAPCPVYEACGGCQLQHVAYSAQLELKRDIVIQSIEKHTKIDPAKLKIRPTIGMEDPWRYRNKSQFQTRLVGSGQVETGLFGANSHQLVPIEDCIVQQPVTIKVTNFVRDLLEKYGVPIYDEKAGSGIVRTIVVRTGVKTGETQLVFITNSKKLPKKREILAEIEAALPEVTSIMQNVNQAKSSLIFGDETFLLAGKESIEEKLMELEFDLSARAFFQLNPFQTERLYQEVEKALVLTGSETLVDAYCGVGTIGQAFAGKVKEVRGMDIIPESIEDAKRNAEKNGIENVYYEVGKAEDVLPKWVKEGFRPDAVIVDPPRSGCDQGLIKSLLEVEAKQLVYVSCNPSTLARDLALLAKKYRIRYMQPVDMFPQTAHVETVVLLQLKN from the coding sequence ATGAATCAAAATCCAGTAGAAGAAGGCCAAAAATTCCCATTAACGATTCGACGTATGGGAATCAACGGGGAAGGAATTGGCTACTTTAAAAAAGCAGTTGTATTTGTACCTGGCGCAATTACCGGTGAAGAGGTAGTTGTTGAAGCGGTCAAAGTTCGTGATCGTTTCACCGAAGCAAAATTAAATAAAATCCGTAAAAAATCTCCAAACCGAGTTACCGCACCTTGCCCAGTTTATGAGGCGTGTGGTGGTTGCCAGTTGCAACATGTGGCCTATAGCGCCCAACTTGAATTAAAACGAGATATAGTTATTCAATCAATCGAAAAACATACAAAAATCGATCCAGCCAAATTAAAAATTCGCCCAACAATCGGTATGGAAGATCCTTGGCGTTACCGTAATAAAAGCCAATTCCAAACAAGATTAGTAGGTAGTGGTCAAGTCGAAACAGGACTTTTCGGCGCTAACTCGCACCAACTTGTTCCAATTGAAGATTGTATTGTCCAACAACCCGTTACGATTAAAGTAACGAATTTTGTTCGCGACTTACTCGAAAAATACGGCGTACCAATTTATGATGAAAAAGCTGGTAGTGGCATCGTCCGGACAATCGTCGTTCGTACAGGCGTAAAAACGGGTGAAACGCAACTTGTTTTCATTACTAATAGTAAAAAACTACCGAAAAAACGCGAAATCCTTGCAGAAATCGAAGCAGCTCTTCCAGAAGTGACCTCGATTATGCAAAACGTAAACCAAGCGAAATCATCACTCATTTTCGGCGATGAAACATTCCTTTTAGCAGGAAAAGAAAGCATTGAAGAAAAATTAATGGAACTCGAATTTGATTTATCAGCTCGTGCCTTTTTCCAATTAAACCCGTTCCAAACAGAGCGGCTGTATCAAGAAGTTGAAAAAGCTCTCGTACTAACAGGCAGTGAAACATTAGTAGATGCTTATTGCGGCGTTGGAACAATCGGCCAAGCCTTTGCCGGAAAAGTAAAAGAAGTTCGCGGCATGGATATTATTCCGGAATCGATTGAAGACGCCAAACGAAACGCCGAGAAAAACGGTATCGAAAACGTTTATTATGAAGTAGGAAAAGCAGAAGATGTATTACCAAAATGGGTAAAAGAAGGTTTCCGCCCCGATGCAGTCATCGTCGATCCACCAAGAAGCGGCTGTGACCAAGGACTGATTAAATCACTCTTAGAAGTAGAAGCAAAACAACTTGTTTACGTATCTTGTAATCCGTCCACTTTAGCTCGCGACTTAGCTTTACTTGCGAAGAAATATCGCATTCGCTATATGCAACCTGTCGATATGTTCCCGCAAACAGCGCATGTGGAGACCGTAGTACTTTTGCAATTAAAGAATTAA
- a CDS encoding deoxynucleoside kinase, with translation MEGVENKVIVLAGMIGAGKSSYTELIANELGTKAFYESIKDNRILEMFYDDPKRWAFALQIYFLNTRFRSIKAALTDQNNVLDRSIYEDALFTQINFEEGNISEPEMDTYLDLLDNMMEELAYMPKKAPDLLIYLRGSLETVLSRITLRGRPYEQIEDNPGLLDYYKHLYSRYDSWFESYDKSDTLVINIDEIDITKPDDANYVMQLIHEKLKR, from the coding sequence ATGGAAGGAGTAGAAAATAAAGTGATTGTTTTAGCAGGAATGATTGGCGCTGGGAAAAGTAGTTATACGGAGCTAATCGCAAATGAACTCGGAACAAAGGCATTTTATGAAAGCATTAAGGATAATCGCATCCTCGAAATGTTTTATGATGACCCAAAAAGATGGGCTTTTGCCTTACAAATATATTTTTTAAATACCCGTTTTCGCAGTATTAAAGCTGCTTTGACGGATCAGAATAATGTGCTTGATCGAAGTATTTACGAGGACGCGCTTTTTACGCAAATTAATTTTGAAGAAGGTAACATTTCTGAACCGGAGATGGATACATATCTTGATTTGCTTGATAATATGATGGAAGAACTTGCTTATATGCCGAAAAAAGCGCCGGATTTGTTGATCTATTTGCGCGGTAGTTTGGAGACGGTCCTCAGTCGGATTACTCTTCGTGGTCGCCCTTATGAGCAAATTGAGGATAATCCAGGTTTGCTTGATTATTATAAACACCTTTATAGTCGTTATGACAGCTGGTTTGAATCCTACGATAAAAGTGATACGCTCGTGATTAACATTGACGAAATTGATATTACTAAACCGGATGACGCAAATTATGTCATGCAACTTATTCATGAAAAATTAAAACGCTAA